The Desulfohalovibrio reitneri genome contains a region encoding:
- a CDS encoding formylglycine-generating enzyme family protein, producing the protein MTARAAACICLLLLLLPSAARAGLVTDFSARQEDDRVMFDFGVSSEAEQVRVGLLLRLGQTLLDPAELHLEGDLGEISPGPDKRIVWNVLRDFPEGLSGPLSGELRAPDLLREPVAGMRFVRVQGDCFEMGCGPWFPYCEQDEKPVHPVCPDDFLLSVTPVTRAQFAPFLNQTGRTAGDYPGLAIRDGDWVVLRDPEAPATGVSRVVAMAYAAWLSQESGRTYTLPTEAQWEYACRSGGRRFGYGTPTGRPQDGLDAQWRTPSRANLLGVEGMSGGVWEWTAGAYVSYPKPDQTDPDLNGVLRGGRDGSYVRNARCFNRYDRAPGRGGATTGFRLVAAP; encoded by the coding sequence ATGACCGCGCGCGCCGCCGCCTGTATCTGCCTGCTGCTTCTGCTCCTGCCGTCCGCCGCCCGGGCGGGGCTTGTGACCGATTTCTCCGCCCGCCAGGAGGACGACCGGGTGATGTTCGACTTCGGCGTGTCCAGCGAAGCGGAACAGGTCCGCGTGGGCCTGCTGCTGCGCCTTGGCCAGACTCTGCTGGACCCGGCGGAGCTCCATCTGGAAGGCGACCTGGGCGAGATTTCCCCCGGACCGGACAAGCGCATCGTCTGGAATGTTCTGCGGGACTTCCCCGAGGGGCTGTCCGGCCCCCTAAGCGGGGAGCTGCGGGCCCCGGACCTGCTTCGTGAGCCCGTGGCGGGCATGCGCTTCGTGCGCGTGCAGGGGGACTGCTTCGAGATGGGCTGCGGCCCCTGGTTCCCCTACTGCGAGCAGGACGAAAAACCGGTCCATCCAGTCTGCCCCGACGATTTCCTGCTCTCGGTCACGCCCGTGACCCGGGCGCAGTTCGCCCCCTTTCTCAACCAGACCGGACGCACTGCGGGCGACTATCCCGGACTGGCCATCCGCGACGGCGACTGGGTGGTGCTGCGCGACCCGGAGGCCCCGGCCACCGGCGTCTCCCGGGTGGTTGCCATGGCCTACGCGGCCTGGCTGTCGCAGGAGAGCGGCCGCACCTACACCCTGCCCACCGAGGCGCAGTGGGAGTACGCCTGCCGCTCCGGCGGCCGCCGCTTCGGTTACGGCACCCCCACCGGCCGCCCCCAGGACGGGCTGGACGCGCAATGGCGCACCCCCTCCCGAGCCAACCTGCTCGGGGTGGAGGGCATGTCCGGCGGGGTCTGGGAGTGGACCGCCGGGGCCTACGTTTCCTACCCCAAGCCGGACCAGACCGACCCGGACCTGAACGGCGTGCTGCGCGGCGGGCGGGACGGCTCCTACGTGCGCAACGCCCGCTGTTTCAACCGCTACGACCGCGCCCCCGGCCGGGGCGGCGCCACCACCGGCTTCCGCCTGGTGGCCGCTCCGTAG